One Fibrobacter sp. UWB16 DNA window includes the following coding sequences:
- the mnmA gene encoding tRNA 2-thiouridine(34) synthase MnmA, with translation MSKTRVAVGMSGGVDSSVAALLLQQQGYEVVGVTLRVLPDVDGAFDAENDPSVVRAKMIAEKLGIEHHVANCSDAFTGEVLKRCHADFSHARTPNPCCYCNRFIKFGWMMDYAKSLGAEFLATGHYVRIEEVNGVRRLLRGRDPGKDQSYFLFWVPDERRNHVLTPLGTYVKSEVREIAEQNGFVNAKTGDSQDICFDIYGSQYTEFLKDRFGEMTRPGRFVDEKGKVWNTHEGFHKYTVGQRKGLGVAIGVPAFVKHVDPETGDILVTGDKSSVCFDRVDLMNCEWHGGAREIGTTFRAEGMVRYRQRAVGCEVTVVDTNKAVAVFDEPLFAVTPGQCAVFYDGDMVLGGGQIV, from the coding sequence ATGTCTAAAACCAGAGTCGCAGTTGGCATGAGCGGTGGCGTGGATTCGTCCGTTGCCGCTCTTCTTTTGCAACAGCAGGGTTACGAAGTCGTGGGCGTGACGCTCCGCGTTTTGCCAGATGTCGATGGCGCCTTCGATGCCGAAAACGACCCGAGTGTAGTACGTGCGAAGATGATTGCTGAAAAGCTTGGCATCGAGCATCATGTGGCAAACTGCTCTGACGCATTTACCGGTGAAGTCTTGAAACGCTGCCATGCGGACTTTTCGCATGCGCGTACGCCGAATCCTTGCTGCTATTGCAATCGCTTTATCAAGTTCGGCTGGATGATGGATTACGCGAAATCGCTCGGCGCCGAATTCTTGGCGACAGGGCATTACGTGCGTATCGAAGAAGTGAATGGCGTGCGCAGGCTTTTGCGTGGTCGCGATCCGGGCAAGGACCAGAGCTACTTTTTGTTTTGGGTTCCCGATGAACGTCGCAATCATGTGCTTACGCCGCTTGGAACGTACGTGAAAAGCGAAGTCCGCGAAATCGCCGAACAGAACGGCTTTGTGAACGCCAAGACGGGCGATAGCCAGGACATTTGCTTTGATATTTACGGTTCGCAGTATACTGAATTTTTGAAGGACCGCTTTGGCGAGATGACGCGCCCGGGCCGCTTCGTGGATGAGAAGGGCAAAGTGTGGAATACGCACGAAGGGTTCCATAAGTACACGGTCGGTCAGCGCAAAGGCCTGGGCGTGGCGATTGGCGTGCCTGCGTTCGTGAAGCATGTGGACCCCGAAACGGGCGATATTCTGGTGACGGGCGACAAGTCGTCGGTCTGCTTTGACCGTGTTGACTTGATGAACTGTGAATGGCACGGCGGTGCGCGGGAGATCGGGACGACGTTCCGCGCCGAAGGCATGGTGCGTTACCGCCAGCGGGCGGTTGGCTGCGAAGTTACCGTCGTCGATACGAACAAGGCGGTCGCCGTCTTTGACGAACCGCTCTTTGCTGTGACTCCAGGCC